Within the Pseudarthrobacter sp. W1I19 genome, the region ACCGTGGTCCAGCGTGTGGTTTCGGTCCGCCGGCAGGCTCTTGCGGAACCGTCCCCGGCTGATTAACACGAATTGAGCCGGGCGGCCGGGGTGAGACTAGTATTAGGACTGCCCGGTCAATGGATCCGGCAACCCGGTGTGTGTAAACACGGCATCTGACGTGCCGCCCTGCACTCCCGGCGAAGGTCATCTATCTACCCATAGGGGTTTTTGTGTCTACACCTGATGTAAGCAACGAGGCCGGTTCGTCCGCGAACAGCGTCACGGGCAGCAACCGCGTGAAGCGGGGCATGGCTGAGATGCTCAAGGGCGGCGTCATCATGGACGTCGTCAACGTCGAACAGGCCCGCATCGCCGAAGATGCCGGTGCTGTTGCTGTGATGGCGCTGGAACGTGTTCCGGCCGATATCCGTGCCCAGGGCGGCGTGTCCCGCATGTCCGATCCGGACATGATCGACCAGATCATCGACGCCGTGTCCATTCCGGTCATGGCCAAGGCCCGGATCGGCCATTTCGTCGAGGCCCAGATTCTGCAGTCCCTCGGCGTGGACTACATCGACGAGTCCGAGGTCCTGACCCCGGCCGACTACGTCAACCACATCGACAAGTGGAACTTCAAGGTTCCCTTCGTCTGCGGTGCCACCAACCTCGGTGAGGCGCTGCGCCGCATCAACGAGGGCGCGGCGATGATCCGCTCCAAGGGCGAGGCCGGCACCGGCGATGTCTCCAACGCCACCGGGCACATGCGCCAGATCCGCTCCGAGATCGCCAAGCTCGCCGCCCTGCCCGAGGACGAGCTCTACGTTGCGGCCAAGGAACTGCAGGCCCCGTACGAACTGGTCAAGGAAGTTGCCGCTGCCGGCAAGCTTCCGGTGGTGCTGTTCACCGCCGGCGGTATTGCCACCCCGGCTGACGCCGCCATGATGATGCAGCTCGGTGCTGACGGCGTGTTCGTTGGCTCGGGCATCTTCAAGTCCGGCAACCCGGCTCAGCGCGCCGCTGCCGTCGTGAAGGCCACCACCTTCTACGATGACCCCGACGTCATCGCCAAGGCCTCCCGCGGCCTGGGTGAAGCCATGGTGGGCATCAACGTCGACGAGATCCCCCAGCCGCACCGCCTCGCCGAGCGCGGCTGGTAAGTCGCTTCTCTGGCGCCTTTTG harbors:
- the pdxS gene encoding pyridoxal 5'-phosphate synthase lyase subunit PdxS produces the protein MSTPDVSNEAGSSANSVTGSNRVKRGMAEMLKGGVIMDVVNVEQARIAEDAGAVAVMALERVPADIRAQGGVSRMSDPDMIDQIIDAVSIPVMAKARIGHFVEAQILQSLGVDYIDESEVLTPADYVNHIDKWNFKVPFVCGATNLGEALRRINEGAAMIRSKGEAGTGDVSNATGHMRQIRSEIAKLAALPEDELYVAAKELQAPYELVKEVAAAGKLPVVLFTAGGIATPADAAMMMQLGADGVFVGSGIFKSGNPAQRAAAVVKATTFYDDPDVIAKASRGLGEAMVGINVDEIPQPHRLAERGW